One genomic window of Trachemys scripta elegans isolate TJP31775 chromosome 15, CAS_Tse_1.0, whole genome shotgun sequence includes the following:
- the LOC117887896 gene encoding protein HIRA isoform X3, with product MKLLKPTWVNHNGKPIFSVDIHPDGTKFATGGQGQDSGKVVIWSMAPVLKEEDEKNENIPKMLCQMDNHLACVNCVRWSNNGVYLASGGDDKLIMVWKRAAYIGPSTVFGSSSKLANVEQWRCVSILRSHSGDVMDVAWSPHDAWLASCSVDNTVVIWNAVKFPEILATLKGHSGLVKGLTWDPVGKYIASQADDRSLKVWRTMDWQLETSITKPFDECGGTTHVLRLSWSPDGHYLVSAHAMNNSGPTAQIIERDGWKTNMDFVGHRKAVTVVKFNPKIFKKKQKNGSSTKPSCPYCCCAVGSKDRSLSVWLTCLKRPLVVIHELFDKSIMDISWTLNGLGILVCSMDGSVAFLDFSQDELGDPLSEEEKSNIHQSTYGKSLAIMTEAQLSTTIIENPEMLKYQQRQQQQRMEQKNAAIREAAGTATAAPKVASMVNGESLEDIRKNLLKKQVETRTADGRRRITPLCIAQLDTGVNATSASAAPPVSSSSVLTTPSKIEPMKAFDSRFTERSKATSGTSAVINTNQTAIDRLKDQNLIKENKPKDLLESSSDSEEKIPATKPLSLPKRKLELEAETVEKKKKGRPRKDSRLVPVTLTVQSPAALASEKDATCISAPALALKLPTPIPQKSFTLQVSSDPSMYIEVENEMTTVGGSKLSRLKCNREGKEWETVLTSRILTAAGSCDVVSVACEKRTLSVFSACGRRLLPPIILHSPISALHCTGSYVMALTTIATLSVWDVHKQSVVVKDESLQTILAGSDTSVSQILLTQHGIPVMSLSDGKAYCFNPSLSTWNLVSDKQDSLAQCADYRNSLPSQEAMLCSGPLAIIQGRTSNSGRQAARLFSMPHLVQQETTLAYLENQIAAALMLQSSHEYRHWLLIYARYLVNEGFEYRLRELCKDLLGPVHYSAGSQWESTVVGLRKRELLKELLPVIGQNLRFQRLFTEYQEQLDILRDK from the exons GAAAGCCAATATTTTCAGTTGATATTCACCCAGATGGGACCAAGTTTGCAACTGGAGGACAAG GACAGGATTCTGGGAAGGTGGTGATTTGGAGTATGGCTCCTGTCCTCAAAGAGGAAGatgaaaagaatgaaaatattCCCAAGATGCTTTGTCAGATGGACAATCACTTAG CCTGTGTGAACTGTGTGCGGTGGTCAAACAATGGGGTTTATTTGGCTTCAGGGGGCGATGACAAACTGATCATGGTGTGGAAACGAGCTGC ATACATTGGACCTAGCACTGTGTTTGGTTCCAGTAGTAAACTTGCTAATGTGGAACAGTGGAGATGTGTTTCAATTCTCAGAAGCCATTCAGGGG atgtCATGGATGTAGCATGGTCTCCTCATGATGCCTGGCTGGCCTCCTGCAGTGTGGATAACACCGTTGTCATCTGGAATGCTGTCAAATTCCCAG AAATTCTTGCCACTCTGAAGGGACACTCTGGCTTGGTGAAGGGATTGACCTGGGATCCAGTTGGGAAATATATAGCCTCTCAGGCCGATGACCGAAGCTTGAAGGTGTGGCGGACCATGGACTGGCAGTTAGAAACCAGCATCACAAAACCATTTGATGAG TGTGGAGGGACAACACATGTTCTGCGTCTCAGCTGGTCGCCTGATGGACACTATCTGGTTTCTGCTCATGCCATGAATAATTCTGGACCTACTGCTCAGATCATTGAGAGAGATGGATGGAAAACCAACATGGATTTTGTAGGGCACCGCAAGGCAGTGACAGTGGTG aAATTCAATccaaaaatcttcaaaaagaaacaaaagaatggGAGCTCCACCAAGCCAAGCTGTCCCTACTGCTGCTGTGCTGTTGGCAGTAAGGATCGGTCCCTCTCCGTCTGG ctCACATGTCTGAAACGACCTTTAGTTGTCATACATGAGCTGTTTGACAAGTCTATCATGGACATCTCATG GACCTTAAATGGACTTGGCATCTTGGTGTGTTCCATGGACGGATCAGTGGCTTTTTTGGACTTTTCCCAGGATGAACTTGGAGATCCACTTAGTGAGGAGGAGAAG AGCAACATTCATCAGTCCACCTATGGTAAAAGCTTAGCGATAATGACTGAGGCTCAGTTGTCCACTACCATTATTGAGAATCCAGAGATGCTGAAGTATCAACAGAGACAGCAACAGCAGCGGATGGAGCAGAAGAATGCAGCAATACGGGAAGCAGCAGGGACTGCAACAGCAGCTCCCAAAGTGGCGAGCATGGTTAATGGTGAGAGTCTGGAGGACATTAGAAAG AATCTTTTAAAGAAACAAGTTGAAACACGGACTGCAGATGGCCGAAGGCGGATCACACCTCTCTGCATAGCTCAGCTGGACACTGG TGTAAATGCTACCTCTGCTTCAGCTGCTCCCCCTGTATCATCTTCGTCTGTGCTAACAACTCCGTCTAAGATTGAACCTATGAAAGCATTTGACTCGAGATTCACAGAACGATCCAAAGCCACCTCAGGGACTTCTGCTGTAATAAATACAAATCAGACGGCCATAGACAG ATTGAAGGATCAGAATTTAATTAAAGAGAATAAGCCCAAGGATCTCCTGGAGAGCAGCAGTGACAGTGAAGAGAAGATTCCAGCTACTAAACCGCTGTCTCTGCCCAAGCGTAAACTAGAACTTGAGGCAGAAACagtagaaaagaagaaaaaaggcagGCCTCGAAAGGACTCCAGACTAGTACCTGTGACTTTAACTGTTCAG TCCCCAGCTGCACTGGCCTCTGAGAAGGATGCCACTTGCATCTCTGCACCAGCATTAGCACTTAAACTGCCAACCCCAATCCCACAGAAATCGTTTACATTGCAA gtaAGTTCAGATCCCTCCATGTACATTGAGGTGGAGAATGAGATGACCACAGTGGGAGGTTCCAAGCTGAGCAGGTTAAAGTGTAATCGGGAAGGCAAAGAATGGGAGACTGTCCTCACCAGTCGAATTCTTACTGCAGCTGGAAGCTG TGATGTGGTGAGTGTAGCCTGTGAGAAGAGGACCTTATCTGTATTTTCAGCTTGTGGTCGTCGCCTTCTCCCACCTATTATATTGCATTCGCCTATCTCCGCTTTACATTGCACAGGTTCCTACGTCATGGCTCTCACCACTATTGCTACGCTGTCTGTGTG GGATGTTCATAAACAGTCAGTGGTTGTTAAAGACGAGTCTCTGCAAACAATATTAGCAG GAAGTGATACATCTGTCTCTCAAATTTTGCTGACTCAGCATGGTATACCAGTAATGAGCCTGTCTGATGGAAAGGCATATTGTTTTAATCCTTCTCTTTCTACGTG gaaTCTTGTCTCTGACAAACAGGACTCCTTAGCACAATGTGCAGACTACAGGAATAGTTTACCATCCCAAGAAGCCATGCTGTGTTCAGGACCCTTAGCCATAATACAGGGACGAACATCAAA TTCAGGAAGGCAAGCTGCAAGACTGTTCTCCATGCCTCATTTAGTACAACAAGAAACAACACTGGCTTACCTAGAGAATCAGATAGCAGCGGCACTTATGTTACAATCCAGTCATGAATACCGCCATTGGCTCCTTATCTATGCACGGTACCTAGTTAATGAAG GGTTTGAATATCGCCTGCGAGAATTATGCAAAGATTTATTGGGTCCAGTCCATTACTCagctggaagtcagtgggaatcaaCAGTAGTG GGTTTACGAAAGAGAGAGCTACTGAAAGAACTGCTTCCTGTCATCGGACAGAACCTCCGTTTCCAGAGGCTTTTCACAGAATATCAAGAGCAGCTAGACATCTTGAGAGACAAATAG
- the LOC117887896 gene encoding protein HIRA isoform X1: MKLLKPTWVNHNGKPIFSVDIHPDGTKFATGGQGQDSGKVVIWSMAPVLKEEDEKNENIPKMLCQMDNHLACVNCVRWSNNGVYLASGGDDKLIMVWKRAAYIGPSTVFGSSSKLANVEQWRCVSILRSHSGDVMDVAWSPHDAWLASCSVDNTVVIWNAVKFPEILATLKGHSGLVKGLTWDPVGKYIASQADDRSLKVWRTMDWQLETSITKPFDECGGTTHVLRLSWSPDGHYLVSAHAMNNSGPTAQIIERDGWKTNMDFVGHRKAVTVVKFNPKIFKKKQKNGSSTKPSCPYCCCAVGSKDRSLSVWLTCLKRPLVVIHELFDKSIMDISWTLNGLGILVCSMDGSVAFLDFSQDELGDPLSEEEKSNIHQSTYGKSLAIMTEAQLSTTIIENPEMLKYQQRQQQQRMEQKNAAIREAAGTATAAPKVASMVNGESLEDIRKNLLKKQVETRTADGRRRITPLCIAQLDTGDFSTAFFNSIPISGSLAGSMMSSQSNQQLMSLDSNAINSLGTSKPSLEPLAASIKPTDDIINKDGVNATSASAAPPVSSSSVLTTPSKIEPMKAFDSRFTERSKATSGTSAVINTNQTAIDRLKDQNLIKENKPKDLLESSSDSEEKIPATKPLSLPKRKLELEAETVEKKKKGRPRKDSRLVPVTLTVQSPAALASEKDATCISAPALALKLPTPIPQKSFTLQVSSDPSMYIEVENEMTTVGGSKLSRLKCNREGKEWETVLTSRILTAAGSCDVVSVACEKRTLSVFSACGRRLLPPIILHSPISALHCTGSYVMALTTIATLSVWDVHKQSVVVKDESLQTILAGSDTSVSQILLTQHGIPVMSLSDGKAYCFNPSLSTWNLVSDKQDSLAQCADYRNSLPSQEAMLCSGPLAIIQGRTSNSGRQAARLFSMPHLVQQETTLAYLENQIAAALMLQSSHEYRHWLLIYARYLVNEGFEYRLRELCKDLLGPVHYSAGSQWESTVVGLRKRELLKELLPVIGQNLRFQRLFTEYQEQLDILRDK; this comes from the exons GAAAGCCAATATTTTCAGTTGATATTCACCCAGATGGGACCAAGTTTGCAACTGGAGGACAAG GACAGGATTCTGGGAAGGTGGTGATTTGGAGTATGGCTCCTGTCCTCAAAGAGGAAGatgaaaagaatgaaaatattCCCAAGATGCTTTGTCAGATGGACAATCACTTAG CCTGTGTGAACTGTGTGCGGTGGTCAAACAATGGGGTTTATTTGGCTTCAGGGGGCGATGACAAACTGATCATGGTGTGGAAACGAGCTGC ATACATTGGACCTAGCACTGTGTTTGGTTCCAGTAGTAAACTTGCTAATGTGGAACAGTGGAGATGTGTTTCAATTCTCAGAAGCCATTCAGGGG atgtCATGGATGTAGCATGGTCTCCTCATGATGCCTGGCTGGCCTCCTGCAGTGTGGATAACACCGTTGTCATCTGGAATGCTGTCAAATTCCCAG AAATTCTTGCCACTCTGAAGGGACACTCTGGCTTGGTGAAGGGATTGACCTGGGATCCAGTTGGGAAATATATAGCCTCTCAGGCCGATGACCGAAGCTTGAAGGTGTGGCGGACCATGGACTGGCAGTTAGAAACCAGCATCACAAAACCATTTGATGAG TGTGGAGGGACAACACATGTTCTGCGTCTCAGCTGGTCGCCTGATGGACACTATCTGGTTTCTGCTCATGCCATGAATAATTCTGGACCTACTGCTCAGATCATTGAGAGAGATGGATGGAAAACCAACATGGATTTTGTAGGGCACCGCAAGGCAGTGACAGTGGTG aAATTCAATccaaaaatcttcaaaaagaaacaaaagaatggGAGCTCCACCAAGCCAAGCTGTCCCTACTGCTGCTGTGCTGTTGGCAGTAAGGATCGGTCCCTCTCCGTCTGG ctCACATGTCTGAAACGACCTTTAGTTGTCATACATGAGCTGTTTGACAAGTCTATCATGGACATCTCATG GACCTTAAATGGACTTGGCATCTTGGTGTGTTCCATGGACGGATCAGTGGCTTTTTTGGACTTTTCCCAGGATGAACTTGGAGATCCACTTAGTGAGGAGGAGAAG AGCAACATTCATCAGTCCACCTATGGTAAAAGCTTAGCGATAATGACTGAGGCTCAGTTGTCCACTACCATTATTGAGAATCCAGAGATGCTGAAGTATCAACAGAGACAGCAACAGCAGCGGATGGAGCAGAAGAATGCAGCAATACGGGAAGCAGCAGGGACTGCAACAGCAGCTCCCAAAGTGGCGAGCATGGTTAATGGTGAGAGTCTGGAGGACATTAGAAAG AATCTTTTAAAGAAACAAGTTGAAACACGGACTGCAGATGGCCGAAGGCGGATCACACCTCTCTGCATAGCTCAGCTGGACACTGG GGATTTTTCAACCGCCTTCTTCAATAGTATCCCGATATCTGGATCTCTGGCTGGCTCAATGATGTCGTCTCAAAGTAATCAGCAACTGATGTCATTAGATTCCAATGCAATCAATTCCCTCGGCACTTCCAAGCCTTCTCTAGAACCACTGGCAGCCAGTATAAAACCAACAGATGACATAATCAATAAAGATGG TGTAAATGCTACCTCTGCTTCAGCTGCTCCCCCTGTATCATCTTCGTCTGTGCTAACAACTCCGTCTAAGATTGAACCTATGAAAGCATTTGACTCGAGATTCACAGAACGATCCAAAGCCACCTCAGGGACTTCTGCTGTAATAAATACAAATCAGACGGCCATAGACAG ATTGAAGGATCAGAATTTAATTAAAGAGAATAAGCCCAAGGATCTCCTGGAGAGCAGCAGTGACAGTGAAGAGAAGATTCCAGCTACTAAACCGCTGTCTCTGCCCAAGCGTAAACTAGAACTTGAGGCAGAAACagtagaaaagaagaaaaaaggcagGCCTCGAAAGGACTCCAGACTAGTACCTGTGACTTTAACTGTTCAG TCCCCAGCTGCACTGGCCTCTGAGAAGGATGCCACTTGCATCTCTGCACCAGCATTAGCACTTAAACTGCCAACCCCAATCCCACAGAAATCGTTTACATTGCAA gtaAGTTCAGATCCCTCCATGTACATTGAGGTGGAGAATGAGATGACCACAGTGGGAGGTTCCAAGCTGAGCAGGTTAAAGTGTAATCGGGAAGGCAAAGAATGGGAGACTGTCCTCACCAGTCGAATTCTTACTGCAGCTGGAAGCTG TGATGTGGTGAGTGTAGCCTGTGAGAAGAGGACCTTATCTGTATTTTCAGCTTGTGGTCGTCGCCTTCTCCCACCTATTATATTGCATTCGCCTATCTCCGCTTTACATTGCACAGGTTCCTACGTCATGGCTCTCACCACTATTGCTACGCTGTCTGTGTG GGATGTTCATAAACAGTCAGTGGTTGTTAAAGACGAGTCTCTGCAAACAATATTAGCAG GAAGTGATACATCTGTCTCTCAAATTTTGCTGACTCAGCATGGTATACCAGTAATGAGCCTGTCTGATGGAAAGGCATATTGTTTTAATCCTTCTCTTTCTACGTG gaaTCTTGTCTCTGACAAACAGGACTCCTTAGCACAATGTGCAGACTACAGGAATAGTTTACCATCCCAAGAAGCCATGCTGTGTTCAGGACCCTTAGCCATAATACAGGGACGAACATCAAA TTCAGGAAGGCAAGCTGCAAGACTGTTCTCCATGCCTCATTTAGTACAACAAGAAACAACACTGGCTTACCTAGAGAATCAGATAGCAGCGGCACTTATGTTACAATCCAGTCATGAATACCGCCATTGGCTCCTTATCTATGCACGGTACCTAGTTAATGAAG GGTTTGAATATCGCCTGCGAGAATTATGCAAAGATTTATTGGGTCCAGTCCATTACTCagctggaagtcagtgggaatcaaCAGTAGTG GGTTTACGAAAGAGAGAGCTACTGAAAGAACTGCTTCCTGTCATCGGACAGAACCTCCGTTTCCAGAGGCTTTTCACAGAATATCAAGAGCAGCTAGACATCTTGAGAGACAAATAG
- the LOC117887896 gene encoding protein HIRA isoform X2: protein MAPVLKEEDEKNENIPKMLCQMDNHLACVNCVRWSNNGVYLASGGDDKLIMVWKRAAYIGPSTVFGSSSKLANVEQWRCVSILRSHSGDVMDVAWSPHDAWLASCSVDNTVVIWNAVKFPEILATLKGHSGLVKGLTWDPVGKYIASQADDRSLKVWRTMDWQLETSITKPFDECGGTTHVLRLSWSPDGHYLVSAHAMNNSGPTAQIIERDGWKTNMDFVGHRKAVTVVKFNPKIFKKKQKNGSSTKPSCPYCCCAVGSKDRSLSVWLTCLKRPLVVIHELFDKSIMDISWTLNGLGILVCSMDGSVAFLDFSQDELGDPLSEEEKSNIHQSTYGKSLAIMTEAQLSTTIIENPEMLKYQQRQQQQRMEQKNAAIREAAGTATAAPKVASMVNGESLEDIRKNLLKKQVETRTADGRRRITPLCIAQLDTGDFSTAFFNSIPISGSLAGSMMSSQSNQQLMSLDSNAINSLGTSKPSLEPLAASIKPTDDIINKDGVNATSASAAPPVSSSSVLTTPSKIEPMKAFDSRFTERSKATSGTSAVINTNQTAIDRLKDQNLIKENKPKDLLESSSDSEEKIPATKPLSLPKRKLELEAETVEKKKKGRPRKDSRLVPVTLTVQSPAALASEKDATCISAPALALKLPTPIPQKSFTLQVSSDPSMYIEVENEMTTVGGSKLSRLKCNREGKEWETVLTSRILTAAGSCDVVSVACEKRTLSVFSACGRRLLPPIILHSPISALHCTGSYVMALTTIATLSVWDVHKQSVVVKDESLQTILAGSDTSVSQILLTQHGIPVMSLSDGKAYCFNPSLSTWNLVSDKQDSLAQCADYRNSLPSQEAMLCSGPLAIIQGRTSNSGRQAARLFSMPHLVQQETTLAYLENQIAAALMLQSSHEYRHWLLIYARYLVNEGFEYRLRELCKDLLGPVHYSAGSQWESTVVGLRKRELLKELLPVIGQNLRFQRLFTEYQEQLDILRDK from the exons ATGGCTCCTGTCCTCAAAGAGGAAGatgaaaagaatgaaaatattCCCAAGATGCTTTGTCAGATGGACAATCACTTAG CCTGTGTGAACTGTGTGCGGTGGTCAAACAATGGGGTTTATTTGGCTTCAGGGGGCGATGACAAACTGATCATGGTGTGGAAACGAGCTGC ATACATTGGACCTAGCACTGTGTTTGGTTCCAGTAGTAAACTTGCTAATGTGGAACAGTGGAGATGTGTTTCAATTCTCAGAAGCCATTCAGGGG atgtCATGGATGTAGCATGGTCTCCTCATGATGCCTGGCTGGCCTCCTGCAGTGTGGATAACACCGTTGTCATCTGGAATGCTGTCAAATTCCCAG AAATTCTTGCCACTCTGAAGGGACACTCTGGCTTGGTGAAGGGATTGACCTGGGATCCAGTTGGGAAATATATAGCCTCTCAGGCCGATGACCGAAGCTTGAAGGTGTGGCGGACCATGGACTGGCAGTTAGAAACCAGCATCACAAAACCATTTGATGAG TGTGGAGGGACAACACATGTTCTGCGTCTCAGCTGGTCGCCTGATGGACACTATCTGGTTTCTGCTCATGCCATGAATAATTCTGGACCTACTGCTCAGATCATTGAGAGAGATGGATGGAAAACCAACATGGATTTTGTAGGGCACCGCAAGGCAGTGACAGTGGTG aAATTCAATccaaaaatcttcaaaaagaaacaaaagaatggGAGCTCCACCAAGCCAAGCTGTCCCTACTGCTGCTGTGCTGTTGGCAGTAAGGATCGGTCCCTCTCCGTCTGG ctCACATGTCTGAAACGACCTTTAGTTGTCATACATGAGCTGTTTGACAAGTCTATCATGGACATCTCATG GACCTTAAATGGACTTGGCATCTTGGTGTGTTCCATGGACGGATCAGTGGCTTTTTTGGACTTTTCCCAGGATGAACTTGGAGATCCACTTAGTGAGGAGGAGAAG AGCAACATTCATCAGTCCACCTATGGTAAAAGCTTAGCGATAATGACTGAGGCTCAGTTGTCCACTACCATTATTGAGAATCCAGAGATGCTGAAGTATCAACAGAGACAGCAACAGCAGCGGATGGAGCAGAAGAATGCAGCAATACGGGAAGCAGCAGGGACTGCAACAGCAGCTCCCAAAGTGGCGAGCATGGTTAATGGTGAGAGTCTGGAGGACATTAGAAAG AATCTTTTAAAGAAACAAGTTGAAACACGGACTGCAGATGGCCGAAGGCGGATCACACCTCTCTGCATAGCTCAGCTGGACACTGG GGATTTTTCAACCGCCTTCTTCAATAGTATCCCGATATCTGGATCTCTGGCTGGCTCAATGATGTCGTCTCAAAGTAATCAGCAACTGATGTCATTAGATTCCAATGCAATCAATTCCCTCGGCACTTCCAAGCCTTCTCTAGAACCACTGGCAGCCAGTATAAAACCAACAGATGACATAATCAATAAAGATGG TGTAAATGCTACCTCTGCTTCAGCTGCTCCCCCTGTATCATCTTCGTCTGTGCTAACAACTCCGTCTAAGATTGAACCTATGAAAGCATTTGACTCGAGATTCACAGAACGATCCAAAGCCACCTCAGGGACTTCTGCTGTAATAAATACAAATCAGACGGCCATAGACAG ATTGAAGGATCAGAATTTAATTAAAGAGAATAAGCCCAAGGATCTCCTGGAGAGCAGCAGTGACAGTGAAGAGAAGATTCCAGCTACTAAACCGCTGTCTCTGCCCAAGCGTAAACTAGAACTTGAGGCAGAAACagtagaaaagaagaaaaaaggcagGCCTCGAAAGGACTCCAGACTAGTACCTGTGACTTTAACTGTTCAG TCCCCAGCTGCACTGGCCTCTGAGAAGGATGCCACTTGCATCTCTGCACCAGCATTAGCACTTAAACTGCCAACCCCAATCCCACAGAAATCGTTTACATTGCAA gtaAGTTCAGATCCCTCCATGTACATTGAGGTGGAGAATGAGATGACCACAGTGGGAGGTTCCAAGCTGAGCAGGTTAAAGTGTAATCGGGAAGGCAAAGAATGGGAGACTGTCCTCACCAGTCGAATTCTTACTGCAGCTGGAAGCTG TGATGTGGTGAGTGTAGCCTGTGAGAAGAGGACCTTATCTGTATTTTCAGCTTGTGGTCGTCGCCTTCTCCCACCTATTATATTGCATTCGCCTATCTCCGCTTTACATTGCACAGGTTCCTACGTCATGGCTCTCACCACTATTGCTACGCTGTCTGTGTG GGATGTTCATAAACAGTCAGTGGTTGTTAAAGACGAGTCTCTGCAAACAATATTAGCAG GAAGTGATACATCTGTCTCTCAAATTTTGCTGACTCAGCATGGTATACCAGTAATGAGCCTGTCTGATGGAAAGGCATATTGTTTTAATCCTTCTCTTTCTACGTG gaaTCTTGTCTCTGACAAACAGGACTCCTTAGCACAATGTGCAGACTACAGGAATAGTTTACCATCCCAAGAAGCCATGCTGTGTTCAGGACCCTTAGCCATAATACAGGGACGAACATCAAA TTCAGGAAGGCAAGCTGCAAGACTGTTCTCCATGCCTCATTTAGTACAACAAGAAACAACACTGGCTTACCTAGAGAATCAGATAGCAGCGGCACTTATGTTACAATCCAGTCATGAATACCGCCATTGGCTCCTTATCTATGCACGGTACCTAGTTAATGAAG GGTTTGAATATCGCCTGCGAGAATTATGCAAAGATTTATTGGGTCCAGTCCATTACTCagctggaagtcagtgggaatcaaCAGTAGTG GGTTTACGAAAGAGAGAGCTACTGAAAGAACTGCTTCCTGTCATCGGACAGAACCTCCGTTTCCAGAGGCTTTTCACAGAATATCAAGAGCAGCTAGACATCTTGAGAGACAAATAG